The following proteins are encoded in a genomic region of Gimesia algae:
- the thrS gene encoding threonine--tRNA ligase produces the protein MIQIKLPDGTVKEYADDSSALDVAQSIGERLANAVVAAEVDGTVCDAFRPLKDISDSDEISLRLLTERDAEALGVMRHSCAHIMARAVMRLWPGIQLAFGPTLPHGFYYDFGLEHTISEDDFPKIEEEMKKIIKEEEPFERFSLDRDEAVSFVNEMDQHSKAEHIQTGLADHGQLSFYRQGEFVDLCRGPHIPNAGKVKAFKLLSIAGSYWKGDAGNKPLQRLYGTAWFSKKDMKQYLEQVEEAKRRDHRVLGKKLGLFAINPEVGQGLCLWLPKGATIRAVLEDFIKVELTRLGYQPVYSPHIGRVELYETSGHFPYYRDSQFAPLFGHDAGQLVDFWVRKLEEDSLSADDEELFFKSSRVMNCDFEFPPGASREEKLKILKAWEHKHERYLLKPMNCPHHAEMYKSMPRSYRDLPVRLAEFGTVYRHEQTGELNGMLRVRGLTQDDAHIFCTPEQVEEEFRATLELVKYVLASVGLDNFRVQLSLREPGSDKYVGSEENWQHAEDSLRKVLEASGMSYSECEGEAAFYGPKADFMVSDCIGREWQLGTVQLDYNLPERFKLEYTGSDNQPHRPVMIHRAPFGSMERFTGMLIEHFAGAFPLWLAPEQIRVLPVSDKTLDYANEVVAQLRKNGFRVSIDTRSSKVNAKIRDAQLELIPYMFIVGPKEAEQTAVAVRDRIDGDLGPMPLADAIAKLKQEADERLVRQVVESSFAGVEGQTEKANEY, from the coding sequence GCTCGGCGTGATGCGGCACTCCTGTGCTCATATTATGGCGCGGGCTGTCATGCGTCTCTGGCCGGGCATCCAACTCGCTTTCGGTCCGACTCTGCCTCATGGTTTCTACTATGATTTTGGTCTGGAACATACCATCAGCGAAGATGACTTCCCCAAAATCGAAGAAGAGATGAAGAAGATCATCAAAGAGGAAGAGCCTTTTGAACGGTTCTCACTCGACCGGGATGAAGCCGTCTCATTCGTCAATGAAATGGATCAGCATTCCAAAGCCGAACACATTCAGACCGGCCTTGCCGATCACGGACAACTCAGCTTCTATCGCCAGGGAGAATTTGTCGATCTCTGTCGCGGCCCTCATATTCCCAACGCCGGTAAAGTCAAAGCCTTCAAGCTGCTTTCTATTGCCGGTTCATACTGGAAAGGGGATGCCGGTAATAAACCGCTGCAGCGTCTGTATGGTACTGCCTGGTTCAGTAAGAAGGATATGAAACAGTATCTGGAACAAGTCGAAGAAGCCAAACGCCGCGACCATCGTGTGCTGGGCAAAAAGCTGGGGCTGTTTGCGATCAATCCCGAAGTCGGGCAGGGGCTCTGTCTCTGGCTGCCAAAAGGGGCCACCATCCGTGCGGTACTGGAAGACTTCATTAAAGTTGAACTGACCCGCCTGGGTTACCAGCCCGTCTATTCGCCCCATATCGGACGGGTCGAACTCTACGAAACCAGCGGTCACTTCCCCTACTACCGGGATTCCCAGTTCGCACCCCTGTTCGGCCATGATGCCGGCCAGCTCGTCGATTTCTGGGTCCGGAAGCTGGAAGAAGACAGCCTGTCTGCAGACGACGAAGAACTCTTCTTCAAATCCTCCCGGGTCATGAACTGTGACTTTGAATTTCCTCCCGGTGCAAGTCGTGAAGAGAAGCTCAAGATCCTCAAAGCCTGGGAACACAAGCACGAACGCTATCTGCTCAAGCCGATGAACTGTCCGCACCATGCGGAGATGTATAAATCGATGCCTCGCAGTTATCGGGATCTGCCCGTGCGTCTGGCTGAGTTCGGCACCGTGTATCGTCACGAACAGACCGGCGAATTGAACGGCATGTTACGTGTACGGGGACTGACGCAGGACGACGCGCACATTTTCTGTACTCCCGAGCAGGTTGAAGAAGAATTCCGTGCGACACTGGAACTGGTCAAGTACGTGCTGGCATCGGTGGGTCTCGATAATTTCCGAGTACAGCTATCACTGCGCGAGCCCGGCAGTGATAAGTATGTCGGCAGTGAAGAGAACTGGCAGCATGCAGAAGACAGTCTGCGAAAAGTACTCGAAGCTTCGGGCATGTCCTACAGCGAATGCGAAGGCGAAGCCGCGTTTTACGGCCCGAAAGCCGACTTTATGGTCTCCGACTGTATCGGCCGCGAATGGCAGCTGGGAACCGTGCAGCTGGATTACAATCTGCCGGAACGCTTCAAGCTGGAATATACAGGCTCCGACAACCAGCCGCATCGCCCCGTGATGATCCACCGTGCTCCCTTCGGTTCGATGGAACGCTTCACCGGCATGTTGATCGAACACTTCGCGGGTGCCTTCCCATTGTGGCTCGCGCCGGAACAGATTAGGGTACTGCCCGTCAGTGATAAAACGCTGGACTACGCGAACGAAGTGGTGGCGCAACTCCGCAAGAACGGATTCCGGGTGTCCATTGATACCCGCAGTTCCAAGGTCAATGCCAAGATTCGTGATGCTCAGCTGGAACTGATTCCGTACATGTTCATCGTCGGCCCCAAAGAAGCCGAACAGACTGCGGTCGCCGTGCGTGACCGCATTGACGGTGATCTGGGACCAATGCCACTGGCTGATGCGATTGCCAAACTCAAGCAGGAAGCCGACGAACGGCTCGTGCGACAGGTGGTCGAAAGCAGCTTTGCCGGCGTTGAAGGACAGACGGAAAAAGCGAACGAGTACTAA
- a CDS encoding aspartate aminotransferase family protein, with protein MSQAVGQQIEADFFAKFPTSAKMYQQACTLFPSGVTHDGRYMKPFPIYVDHALGAHKYDVDGNDIIDYWSGHGSLILGHSHPAMVKAVQEQVAKGTHFGACHELELEWGELVRQLVPSCEMLRFTSSGTEATMMALRVARIATGKTKVIKFAGHFHGWHDMLTQASEPPHDDKTYAMPGVTNGVSEELIILRPNDLELVERAIAEHDPACLIIEATGSRWGVVPLADGFLQGLRKLTADKGVLMIMDEVISGFRVAPGGMQEVRGIVPDLTSLAKIVAGGLPGGCLAGRADLMQAIAFDNPFGQKMKHPGTYNANPLSAAAGIAVLKQITDGEPCRLANESAAKLRKGMNEVLTRKNVNWVVYGQFSIIKVFPGYDGPRPTDDSFVPYENDFDRLDRKHDAQLGHAFRCALLLNGVDWFGWGAMTTASHSDEEIKFTVNAFERAIDALRNDGYIE; from the coding sequence ATGAGCCAGGCCGTAGGACAGCAGATTGAAGCCGACTTTTTTGCGAAATTCCCTACATCGGCAAAGATGTATCAGCAGGCGTGCACCCTGTTCCCCAGTGGTGTGACGCACGATGGTCGCTATATGAAGCCGTTTCCGATTTATGTCGACCACGCTCTGGGAGCGCATAAATACGATGTGGACGGAAATGACATCATTGACTACTGGAGCGGTCACGGCTCATTGATTCTGGGACACAGCCATCCTGCGATGGTCAAAGCAGTTCAGGAACAGGTAGCGAAAGGCACCCACTTCGGTGCCTGTCACGAACTCGAACTGGAATGGGGCGAACTGGTTCGTCAACTGGTCCCTTCCTGTGAAATGCTGCGGTTCACCAGTAGCGGCACTGAAGCGACGATGATGGCGCTCCGTGTGGCGCGGATTGCAACCGGGAAAACCAAAGTCATCAAGTTCGCCGGTCATTTTCACGGCTGGCATGATATGTTGACCCAGGCATCAGAACCTCCTCACGATGATAAAACCTACGCGATGCCCGGCGTGACCAATGGCGTCTCTGAGGAACTGATCATCCTGCGTCCTAACGACCTGGAGCTGGTGGAACGCGCGATTGCCGAACATGACCCGGCCTGTTTGATTATCGAAGCCACCGGCAGCCGCTGGGGTGTGGTTCCACTCGCAGATGGTTTTCTGCAGGGACTCAGAAAGTTGACGGCTGACAAAGGCGTGCTGATGATCATGGACGAAGTCATCAGCGGATTTCGTGTCGCTCCTGGCGGCATGCAGGAAGTGCGGGGCATCGTTCCCGATCTGACCTCACTGGCAAAAATTGTAGCCGGCGGTCTGCCCGGTGGCTGCCTGGCGGGTCGTGCCGATCTGATGCAGGCGATTGCCTTTGATAATCCGTTCGGACAGAAGATGAAACACCCGGGAACATATAACGCCAATCCTCTTTCCGCGGCCGCCGGTATCGCCGTCTTAAAACAGATCACCGACGGGGAACCCTGTCGCCTGGCAAATGAAAGTGCCGCAAAACTGCGAAAGGGTATGAATGAAGTCCTGACCCGCAAAAATGTGAACTGGGTAGTCTACGGCCAGTTCTCGATCATCAAAGTCTTCCCCGGTTACGACGGACCGCGGCCCACCGATGATTCCTTCGTGCCTTACGAAAACGACTTTGATCGACTGGATCGCAAACACGATGCACAACTGGGGCACGCTTTCCGCTGTGCGCTGCTGCTCAACGGCGTCGACTGGTTTGGCTGGGGCGCCATGACAACTGCGTCTCACTCGGATGAAGAAATCAAATTTACCGTTAACGCCTTCGAACGTGCCATTGATGCTTTGCGCAATGACGGTTATATCGAGTAG
- the mug gene encoding G/U mismatch-specific DNA glycosylase: MEEIWKPTPEQLEQAIHKQLPDLIEPGLKALFVGTNPGLYSAAVGHHFARPGNRFWPAMHRGKITERLYSPFEDYKLLARGGGLTNIVSRASKRADELSKKELDAGAEILTEKVLKFRPQKVVFLGITSYRKAFSRNKAQLGLQDETIGDVDIWVLPNPSGLNAHYQIPELGKIFARMWQ; the protein is encoded by the coding sequence GTGGAAGAAATCTGGAAACCAACGCCAGAGCAGTTGGAACAGGCGATTCATAAACAACTTCCCGACCTCATCGAACCGGGCTTGAAAGCGTTGTTCGTTGGCACGAATCCGGGGCTGTACTCTGCTGCCGTGGGTCATCACTTTGCCCGCCCCGGCAATCGCTTCTGGCCGGCCATGCATCGCGGTAAGATTACCGAACGACTCTACTCCCCGTTCGAAGATTATAAACTGCTCGCGCGGGGAGGCGGGTTGACGAACATCGTCAGCCGTGCCTCCAAACGGGCAGATGAACTTTCGAAAAAAGAGCTCGACGCAGGGGCTGAGATTCTGACCGAAAAAGTGCTCAAGTTTCGTCCGCAGAAAGTCGTGTTCCTGGGAATCACATCCTACCGTAAAGCCTTTAGCAGAAATAAAGCTCAACTGGGACTACAGGATGAGACCATCGGTGATGTGGATATCTGGGTACTCCCCAATCCCAGTGGACTGAATGCTCACTACCAGATCCCGGAACTCGGGAAAATCTTCGCCAGGATGTGGCAGTAA
- a CDS encoding DUF3604 domain-containing protein codes for MNTQSVLSMVVFLSLISTARELSAVEPSSVDLSKLSADAVVNTGSSTYDSHPSAITLSDGTTCVAWTAFKESRDQILLRFIAANGTPGPLQTVSQEGSVHGHPTVVSLNEKDLWVIWSAKRPEGWRILGRLCRSGVWQKTVPISGKQYQAIHPTAIRVSEHVMTVAWSGLQQSRFRIQTRSLQGIRWLPPRTESETEGNAFRPALAFKPDGNFWLVWDQYDQNHYRVVGRNLSAGQSLIEAISPTDMHCLQPTLLYTDQGLYAAWLQKQDVVGGPGVVSQWHTLHVAKRTDDGWRQITDAAGNPVAAELTQGLVAQIEPQPVATSGYLGRRTTSMLLADEKGIWLLWERKSDHRGSTAQPRGDLVGCQILQDQLQPAVVLAQGKVDYHLAHPAQVSGGKFIALASNVYPGGRRLYHRLLCDVNQHTPFQQAEWQGWRPTELPLQQELTERQQIQVGEKTYQLYWADMHCHNNLSSDAEGEPDELNYYARDRGALDVVVFTNNDFYIVPLTQYEYELGNFFANAFTRPKQFLSLPGYEWTSRIPGVKTAQLSDPGNWTHPYKNRSYPNHRSVIYPPAGGPVIRFMEVENDINRLNYEVEKAGGITLTQHPAFKPSGHPVEVGMELTSGWGNYMQQVPQLFHGVLNQGGQLAFVACGDSHRRAPGLSGALTGIYAEELTAESIFAALRKRRCFATNGSRFFVDSRANGTLMGEASTTETGDVELTLQATGTRPIVRAVLIHNGRAIKTFEGKDTKDFKTTHQIENLPPGRHWFYWRIVQDKDAPALPGNLMVAHGHLAWSTPHYVNVVGSKHPSKSD; via the coding sequence GTGAACACTCAATCTGTATTATCGATGGTTGTATTTTTAAGCTTGATAAGCACTGCACGGGAATTGTCTGCGGTAGAACCGTCGTCTGTTGATCTCTCTAAACTGTCTGCCGATGCCGTTGTCAATACGGGCAGCAGCACCTACGATTCACATCCTTCTGCGATCACTTTGTCCGATGGAACGACGTGCGTTGCCTGGACGGCTTTCAAAGAGAGTCGCGATCAGATTCTGCTGCGTTTCATCGCCGCCAATGGCACTCCCGGACCACTGCAGACGGTCAGTCAGGAAGGCAGTGTGCACGGGCATCCGACTGTGGTCTCTTTGAATGAAAAAGATCTGTGGGTGATCTGGTCCGCCAAACGGCCCGAAGGCTGGAGAATTCTGGGGCGTCTCTGTCGCTCCGGGGTCTGGCAGAAAACCGTTCCCATTTCCGGTAAGCAGTACCAGGCAATTCATCCTACAGCGATACGTGTTTCCGAGCATGTCATGACGGTCGCCTGGAGCGGCCTGCAGCAGTCCCGGTTTCGGATTCAGACCCGCTCGCTGCAGGGAATTCGCTGGCTGCCGCCCCGGACCGAATCGGAAACAGAGGGGAACGCGTTTCGGCCCGCACTTGCGTTCAAACCGGATGGGAATTTCTGGCTGGTCTGGGATCAATACGATCAGAACCATTATCGTGTGGTCGGCCGCAATTTGAGTGCCGGACAAAGCCTCATTGAAGCGATCTCGCCGACTGACATGCATTGCCTGCAACCCACACTGTTATACACCGATCAGGGGCTCTACGCGGCCTGGTTACAGAAGCAGGACGTGGTTGGCGGGCCGGGAGTCGTCAGTCAGTGGCATACACTGCATGTTGCAAAACGGACTGATGACGGCTGGCGACAGATCACTGACGCAGCAGGGAACCCGGTTGCCGCTGAGTTGACACAAGGCCTGGTAGCTCAAATCGAACCGCAGCCGGTCGCCACCAGTGGTTACCTGGGGCGACGCACGACGTCAATGCTGCTGGCCGATGAGAAAGGAATCTGGCTGCTCTGGGAACGGAAATCGGACCATCGTGGTTCAACAGCCCAACCGCGCGGAGATCTGGTCGGCTGTCAAATCCTGCAGGATCAACTCCAGCCAGCCGTTGTGCTCGCCCAGGGAAAGGTTGACTATCATCTAGCTCATCCTGCCCAGGTCTCAGGTGGCAAATTCATCGCGCTGGCTTCCAACGTCTATCCGGGAGGACGACGCCTGTATCATCGTCTGCTCTGTGATGTGAATCAACATACGCCTTTTCAGCAGGCGGAATGGCAGGGTTGGCGACCGACCGAACTTCCTCTTCAGCAAGAACTCACCGAACGCCAGCAGATCCAGGTGGGCGAAAAGACATATCAGCTGTATTGGGCGGACATGCATTGTCATAATAATCTCTCGTCCGATGCGGAAGGCGAACCCGATGAATTGAACTATTATGCCCGCGACCGGGGTGCCCTGGACGTGGTTGTCTTCACGAACAACGATTTTTACATCGTCCCGTTAACCCAGTACGAATACGAACTGGGTAACTTTTTCGCGAATGCATTTACCAGGCCCAAACAGTTTCTCTCACTCCCCGGTTATGAGTGGACGTCCCGCATTCCCGGGGTCAAGACTGCGCAATTATCCGACCCCGGCAACTGGACACATCCTTACAAAAATCGATCTTACCCTAATCACCGGAGTGTGATCTATCCTCCTGCCGGCGGACCGGTCATTCGTTTCATGGAAGTGGAAAACGATATTAACCGCCTGAATTACGAAGTCGAAAAAGCGGGGGGGATCACACTGACACAACATCCGGCTTTCAAACCCTCGGGGCATCCGGTGGAAGTCGGGATGGAACTGACTTCCGGCTGGGGAAACTATATGCAACAGGTTCCCCAGCTGTTTCATGGGGTCCTCAATCAAGGCGGACAACTGGCATTTGTCGCCTGTGGTGATTCGCATCGTCGCGCACCGGGACTGAGTGGTGCATTGACGGGAATCTATGCGGAAGAACTGACTGCGGAATCCATCTTCGCAGCATTGAGAAAACGCCGCTGTTTCGCCACGAATGGTTCCCGCTTTTTCGTCGATTCCCGGGCCAATGGTACACTCATGGGGGAAGCGAGCACGACAGAAACAGGCGACGTGGAACTGACGCTGCAGGCGACAGGCACACGTCCGATTGTCAGAGCCGTTCTCATTCATAATGGTAGAGCAATAAAAACATTCGAGGGCAAAGACACAAAAGATTTCAAGACCACGCATCAGATTGAAAATCTTCCCCCTGGCCGTCACTGGTTCTACTGGCGGATCGTTCAGGATAAAGATGCTCCCGCGCTCCCCGGGAATCTGATGGTCGCCCATGGCCATCTTGCCTGGTCTACGCCTCATTATGTGAATGTTGTCGGCAGTAAGCATCCATCGAAATCAGATTGA